A genomic window from Archaeoglobus profundus DSM 5631 includes:
- the fen gene encoding flap endonuclease-1: MGADIGELLKREEVEIEYFSGKKIAIDAFNTLYQFLATIRQPDGTPLMDSKGRITSHLSGILYRVSNMVEVGIKPIFVFDGEPPEFKKKEIERRRKIREEAEIKWKTALDIAEARKYAQQAVRVDEYIIESSKKLLNLMGIPIVQAPSEGEAQAAYIVRKGDADYTGSQDYDSLLFGSPRLARNLAITGRRKLPGKNVYTEVKPEVIDLEYNLKKLGITREQLIDIALLVGTDYNEGVEGIGVKKAYKYVKAYGDIFKVLRVLKVKVEEPIEEIRNFFLNPPVTDDYEIKFREPNVDGIIEFLCEEHDFSRERVEKAVEKLRAIKSDQLTLDRWF; encoded by the coding sequence ATGGGCGCTGATATAGGAGAGCTCTTGAAGAGGGAAGAAGTTGAGATAGAATACTTTTCAGGAAAGAAGATTGCAATAGATGCCTTTAACACGTTATACCAGTTCCTAGCGACAATAAGACAGCCTGACGGAACACCTTTGATGGATTCAAAGGGTAGGATAACATCTCACCTTTCAGGAATTCTTTATAGGGTTTCAAATATGGTGGAGGTCGGAATAAAGCCGATATTTGTTTTTGATGGAGAACCGCCTGAGTTCAAAAAGAAGGAGATTGAGAGAAGGAGAAAAATTAGGGAAGAAGCTGAGATCAAGTGGAAAACAGCTTTGGATATAGCTGAAGCGAGGAAGTATGCACAGCAAGCTGTGAGAGTTGATGAGTATATTATCGAATCTTCTAAGAAGCTTTTGAATTTGATGGGAATTCCCATAGTTCAGGCACCCTCAGAGGGAGAAGCTCAGGCCGCATACATAGTTAGAAAGGGTGATGCGGATTACACAGGTTCGCAAGATTACGATTCCCTTCTTTTCGGCTCGCCAAGACTGGCAAGGAATTTGGCCATAACTGGGAGGAGAAAGTTGCCCGGAAAGAACGTTTACACCGAAGTTAAACCCGAGGTGATAGACTTAGAATACAACCTGAAAAAGCTTGGAATTACTAGAGAACAGCTAATTGATATAGCTTTACTTGTAGGAACAGACTACAACGAGGGGGTTGAGGGGATAGGTGTTAAGAAGGCCTACAAGTACGTCAAGGCTTATGGAGACATATTCAAGGTTCTGAGGGTTCTGAAGGTTAAAGTTGAGGAGCCCATAGAGGAGATAAGAAACTTCTTCTTAAATCCTCCGGTGACAGATGATTACGAGATAAAGTTTAGGGAGCCCAATGTCGATGGAATAATTGAGTTTCTATGTGAGGAGCACGATTTCAGTAGGGAGAGGGTTGAAAAAGCTGTAGAGAAGCTTAGAGCCATTAAAAGCGATCAGCTTACTCTGGACAGGTGGTTTTAA
- a CDS encoding MogA/MoaB family molybdenum cofactor biosynthesis protein, which translates to MHEVDFDINFGVLTISTSRFERHGMRSNPPEDDDSGRYLVEEFNAKAYMLIPDDVMEIRRAVLDMLGDVDVVITTGGTGLNPKDVTIEAVKPLIEKEIEGFGEIFRYLSYKEIGERAMLTRAFAGIVRGKAVFCLPGSLNAVKLGAKLIKSQVRHILTHARGLR; encoded by the coding sequence ATGCACGAGGTTGATTTCGATATTAACTTTGGAGTTCTAACGATTTCAACTTCAAGATTTGAAAGGCACGGAATGCGGAGCAATCCTCCAGAAGATGACGACTCTGGTAGGTATCTTGTCGAGGAGTTTAATGCTAAAGCGTACATGTTAATTCCAGACGATGTGATGGAAATTAGAAGAGCTGTTTTGGATATGTTAGGAGATGTTGATGTCGTCATAACTACGGGAGGAACTGGTCTAAATCCGAAGGATGTAACGATTGAAGCAGTGAAACCTTTAATTGAAAAAGAGATAGAGGGTTTTGGAGAAATTTTCAGGTATCTCAGCTACAAGGAGATAGGAGAAAGGGCTATGCTGACGAGGGCTTTTGCTGGTATCGTCAGGGGTAAAGCTGTATTTTGCCTGCCAGGATCGTTGAACGCTGTAAAACTTGGAGCTAAGCTCATAAAGTCGCAGGTGAGACACATACTAACTCATGCGAGGGGTTTGAGGTAG
- a CDS encoding tyrosine-type recombinase/integrase codes for MIKVEHVRDLLREIDEKLSGPYRLKLKSAVLLSATSGLRAEELYKLRLEDIDLENRTIFVRAEIAKDYEDRVTFFSKEAQDVLEEYLNTFKPSNPLFSKKSLLHQFSKLDTRLRMKHMRKFFSQQSDRLGMPTAVKKILMGHSTAGDVDLSHYDFQDEEELKKIYDEYWKNFRILG; via the coding sequence GTGATTAAAGTCGAGCACGTCAGAGATCTACTCAGGGAAATTGACGAGAAGCTTAGTGGTCCCTACAGGCTCAAGCTCAAGTCGGCTGTTTTACTATCAGCCACGAGCGGATTAAGGGCTGAGGAACTCTACAAACTCAGACTTGAGGATATTGACCTTGAAAACAGAACGATTTTTGTAAGGGCTGAGATAGCCAAAGACTACGAGGATCGTGTTACTTTCTTCTCGAAAGAGGCTCAAGATGTTTTAGAGGAATATTTGAACACTTTTAAGCCTTCAAATCCCTTATTCAGTAAGAAGAGTTTACTTCATCAATTTTCAAAGCTCGACACGAGGTTAAGAATGAAGCACATGCGTAAGTTCTTCAGTCAGCAGTCTGACAGGTTAGGAATGCCCACTGCCGTGAAGAAGATATTAATGGGACACTCCACCGCTGGAGATGTTGATTTATCCCACTACGATTTCCAAGATGAAGAAGAGCTTAAAAAAATTTACGACGAATACTGGAAGAATTTTAGGATTTTAGGCTAA